A stretch of Pseudomonas taetrolens DNA encodes these proteins:
- a CDS encoding TonB-dependent receptor domain-containing protein: MKVLRFALLLGIVPASPLLAADTSPEREDALKLPQTLISGNRQVQARSDSSSASSVFTRDDIDRLQPTSLTDLLGRIPGVQIARSGGRGGLPGIYIRGTKSAQSLVLVDGQRMANATSADSNLQYLNIDQIERVEVLRGSRSVIYGSDAIGGVIQVFTRRGADHAPQLRLRSAVGSYGSSQNSVGISGGDELTRFNLSTSLEETAGVNRTYESFPSDSDHDAYRNKSLSLNLSHTLSDDIEIGLSALKNTGKTELDNGFGRWDPETSSVSGQQLYSDFDISSVSSFIDAQLTERWNSRLELGHSENREKTRDKLSPEIASFNTYRDSLNWQNNLTLTDQHSLIVGADAYEDRVRSSTVFNQDSRWNRAAFIQHRFQGDHFSTELGLRHDQNQQFGSQNTWSASLTVPLNADNDVLLSYSEGFRAPTFNDLYYPQFGNAALKPEHSKSYELQWRSQLSEDSRLETSLYRTDIRDAIVADADFIQQNIGAARVTGFESALHQQWFGWQSSLGIAIIDPRDRESGHTLGRRARRTLSLDLDRQFDRLGVGASWQAVSSSFNDEDNTQPIAGYGLLGLRGNWQASPQVRLDLKVDNLLDKTFTRALYSFDGSYYGYREERRSVQLAVTWTPTL; this comes from the coding sequence ATGAAAGTCCTTCGCTTCGCCTTGTTACTCGGGATTGTCCCGGCCAGTCCCTTGCTGGCTGCCGATACGTCTCCAGAACGCGAAGATGCGCTCAAACTCCCGCAAACCCTGATCTCCGGCAACCGCCAGGTGCAGGCGCGCTCCGACAGCAGCAGCGCCAGCAGCGTGTTCACCCGCGATGACATCGACCGCCTGCAACCCACCAGCCTTACCGACCTGCTGGGTCGGATACCCGGCGTGCAAATAGCACGCAGCGGTGGACGCGGCGGCCTGCCGGGGATTTATATTCGCGGCACAAAATCCGCGCAAAGCCTGGTACTGGTCGACGGCCAGCGCATGGCCAATGCTACGTCGGCCGACAGTAACCTGCAGTACCTGAATATCGATCAGATCGAGCGGGTTGAAGTCCTGCGTGGCTCGCGCTCGGTGATCTACGGCAGCGATGCCATTGGCGGGGTGATTCAGGTGTTCACCCGTCGGGGTGCCGATCATGCCCCGCAACTGCGCCTGCGCAGTGCCGTGGGCAGTTATGGCAGCTCTCAGAACAGCGTGGGAATCTCGGGTGGCGATGAACTGACGCGCTTTAACCTGAGCACCAGCCTGGAAGAGACCGCAGGGGTGAACCGTACCTATGAATCCTTCCCCAGCGATAGCGACCACGACGCTTACCGTAATAAATCCCTAAGTCTGAACCTGAGCCATACCCTGAGCGATGACATCGAAATCGGCCTGTCGGCGTTGAAAAACACCGGCAAGACAGAACTCGACAACGGGTTTGGCCGCTGGGACCCGGAAACCTCGAGCGTCAGTGGGCAACAGCTCTACAGCGACTTCGATATCAGCAGTGTGTCGAGCTTTATCGATGCGCAACTGACCGAGCGCTGGAACTCACGCCTTGAACTGGGCCACAGCGAAAACCGCGAAAAAACCCGCGACAAGCTCAGCCCGGAAATCGCCAGTTTCAATACCTACCGCGACTCGTTGAACTGGCAAAACAATCTGACACTCACCGATCAGCACAGCCTGATCGTGGGCGCCGACGCCTATGAAGACCGCGTACGCAGCAGCACAGTGTTCAACCAGGACAGCCGCTGGAACCGTGCAGCGTTTATCCAGCACCGGTTTCAGGGTGATCACTTTTCCACCGAACTGGGCCTGCGCCATGATCAAAACCAGCAGTTCGGCAGCCAGAATACGTGGAGCGCCAGCCTGACTGTGCCGTTGAATGCCGACAACGACGTGCTGCTGTCTTACAGCGAGGGCTTTCGCGCCCCGACATTTAACGACTTGTACTATCCGCAGTTTGGTAACGCGGCGCTCAAGCCTGAACACTCGAAAAGCTACGAGCTGCAATGGCGCAGCCAGCTTAGCGAGGACAGCCGACTGGAAACCTCGCTGTACCGGACCGACATCCGCGACGCGATTGTTGCCGATGCTGACTTTATCCAGCAAAACATCGGTGCAGCCCGGGTCACGGGTTTTGAAAGCGCATTGCATCAGCAATGGTTTGGCTGGCAGAGCAGCCTGGGGATCGCGATTATCGATCCGCGCGACCGCGAAAGCGGCCACACGCTTGGTCGTCGCGCCCGGCGCACGTTGAGTCTGGATCTTGATCGACAATTTGACCGGCTGGGTGTCGGCGCCAGCTGGCAAGCGGTGAGCAGCAGCTTTAACGACGAAGACAATACACAACCGATTGCTGGCTATGGACTGTTGGGATTGCGAGGCAACTGGCAGGCCAGCCCGCAGGTGCGCCTGGACCTCAAAGTCGACAACCTGCTGGATAAAACCTTCACCCGTGCGCTCTACAGCTTCGACGGCAGCTACTACGGATACCGCGAAGAACGCCGCAGTGTTCAGCTGGCTGTGACCTGGACCCCAACCCTCTAA
- the dxs gene encoding 1-deoxy-D-xylulose-5-phosphate synthase: MPTTFHEIPRSRPTTPLLDRAGTPVGLRRLAEAELETLADELRQELLYTVGQTGGHFGAGLGVIELTIALHYVFDTPDDRLVWDVGHQAYPHKILTGRREQMSTLRQKDGVAAFPRRAESEYDTFGVGHSSTSISAALGMAIAARLQNSERKAIAVIGDGALTAGMAFEALNHAPEVNANMLVILNDNDMSISRNVGGLSNYLAKILSSRTYASMREGSKKVLSRLPGAWEIARRTEEYAKGMLVPGTLFEELGWNYIGPIDGHDLPTLIATLRNMRDLKGPQFLHIVTKKGKGFAPAEADPIGYHAITKLEPLDAPKVAPKADSGPKYSAVFGEWLCDMAATDPRLVGITPAMKEGSDLIAFSERYPQRYFDVAIAEQHAVTFAAGMACEGAKPVVAIYSTFLQRGYDQLVHDVAVQNLDVLFAIDRAGLVGEDGPTHAGSFDLSYLRCIPSMVIMTPSDENELRKMLTTGHLYNGPAAVRYPRGTGPNATIEKTLEPLEIGKGVIRRQGSRVAMLVFGVQLAEALQVAEKIDATVVDMRFVKPMDEALVREMADSHELLVTLEENAIMGGAGAAVSEFLARENVLKPVLHLGLPDVYVEHAKPNQMLAECGLDAAGIEASVRQRMQLLGL; encoded by the coding sequence ATGCCAACGACGTTTCATGAGATTCCCCGCAGCCGCCCTACTACGCCCCTGCTCGACCGAGCAGGCACGCCTGTGGGCCTGCGCCGATTAGCCGAAGCCGAGCTGGAAACCCTGGCCGATGAATTGCGCCAGGAACTGCTCTATACCGTCGGCCAGACGGGTGGGCACTTTGGGGCAGGCCTGGGCGTCATTGAACTGACCATTGCGTTGCACTACGTGTTCGATACCCCGGACGATCGTCTGGTGTGGGACGTAGGTCATCAGGCTTATCCGCACAAGATCCTCACCGGTCGCCGCGAGCAGATGTCCACACTGCGCCAGAAGGATGGTGTTGCCGCCTTCCCGCGCCGCGCCGAGAGCGAGTACGACACCTTCGGCGTAGGCCACTCCAGCACCTCGATCAGTGCTGCGCTGGGCATGGCCATTGCTGCCCGCCTGCAAAACAGCGAGCGCAAGGCCATCGCCGTGATCGGTGACGGCGCACTAACGGCGGGCATGGCCTTTGAGGCGTTGAACCACGCCCCTGAAGTCAATGCCAACATGCTGGTGATCCTCAACGACAACGACATGTCGATCTCGCGTAATGTCGGGGGCTTGTCCAATTACCTGGCCAAAATTCTCTCGAGCCGCACCTACGCCAGCATGCGTGAAGGCAGCAAGAAAGTGCTGTCGCGCTTGCCGGGTGCCTGGGAGATCGCCCGCCGCACCGAAGAATATGCCAAAGGCATGCTGGTGCCCGGAACCCTGTTCGAAGAGTTGGGCTGGAATTACATCGGCCCCATCGATGGCCACGACCTGCCAACCCTGATCGCCACGCTGCGCAACATGCGTGATCTCAAGGGGCCGCAGTTTCTGCACATCGTCACCAAAAAGGGCAAAGGTTTTGCCCCGGCTGAAGCGGATCCGATTGGCTACCACGCCATCACCAAGCTCGAGCCGCTGGATGCGCCCAAAGTGGCCCCCAAGGCAGACAGCGGGCCGAAATACTCAGCAGTGTTCGGCGAATGGCTGTGTGACATGGCCGCAACCGACCCGCGCCTGGTCGGCATTACGCCCGCCATGAAAGAAGGCTCGGACCTGATCGCGTTCAGCGAACGTTACCCGCAGCGCTATTTCGATGTGGCGATTGCCGAACAGCACGCAGTGACCTTTGCCGCCGGTATGGCCTGCGAAGGCGCCAAGCCGGTGGTCGCGATTTACTCGACGTTCCTGCAGCGCGGCTACGACCAGTTGGTGCATGACGTGGCCGTTCAAAATCTGGACGTACTGTTCGCCATTGACCGCGCCGGTCTGGTCGGCGAAGACGGTCCGACCCATGCCGGCAGCTTCGACCTGTCTTATCTGCGCTGCATTCCGAGCATGGTCATCATGACCCCGAGCGATGAAAACGAACTGCGCAAGATGCTCACCACCGGGCACCTGTACAACGGCCCGGCGGCCGTACGCTACCCGCGTGGCACCGGCCCGAATGCAACCATCGAGAAAACCCTCGAACCGCTGGAAATCGGCAAAGGGGTGATTCGTCGCCAAGGGTCCAGGGTCGCCATGCTGGTATTTGGCGTACAACTGGCTGAAGCCCTGCAAGTAGCGGAAAAAATCGACGCCACCGTGGTCGACATGCGCTTCGTCAAACCGATGGATGAGGCGTTGGTGCGGGAAATGGCCGATAGCCATGAACTGCTGGTAACCCTCGAAGAGAACGCCATCATGGGCGGCGCGGGCGCGGCTGTCAGCGAGTTCCTAGCCCGTGAGAACGTGCTCAAGCCGGTTCTGCACCTGGGACTGCCGGACGTGTACGTCGAACACGCCAAGCCGAATCAGATGCTTGCCGAATGCGGGCTGGACGCCGCCGGCATTGAAGCTTCAGTTCGCCAGCGCATGCAGTTGCTCGGGCTCTGA